Proteins encoded together in one Halomarina salina window:
- a CDS encoding DUF3784 domain-containing protein → MTLVLPVVLLSSAAVTALFGWVVYRGDPTLVAGYDPERVTDEAGLTRFVGRGTLLVAALTAALGVLTLFTTPDLLTVGVYTGAVLLVSAWLVVGTKRFEKRGP, encoded by the coding sequence ATGACGCTGGTCCTGCCGGTCGTCCTGCTGTCCTCGGCGGCCGTCACGGCGCTGTTCGGGTGGGTCGTCTACCGGGGCGACCCGACGCTCGTCGCGGGCTACGACCCCGAACGGGTCACAGACGAGGCGGGACTCACGCGGTTCGTCGGTCGCGGGACGCTCCTCGTCGCCGCGCTGACGGCCGCGCTCGGCGTCCTGACGCTGTTCACGACGCCGGACCTGCTCACGGTCGGCGTCTATACGGGCGCGGTGCTCCTCGTCTCGGCGTGGCTGGTGGTCGGGACGAAGCGGTTCGAGAAGCGAGGCCCGTAG
- a CDS encoding PRC-barrel domain containing protein has protein sequence MTARFTDEDEGKRVVDDQDNVVGRVVEVAGGTAHVDPDPGMTDTVRSKLGLGDADGDTFAIDESSVEAITDDEIRISRTV, from the coding sequence ATGACGGCACGATTCACCGACGAGGACGAGGGCAAGCGTGTCGTCGACGACCAGGACAACGTCGTGGGCCGGGTCGTCGAGGTGGCTGGCGGGACCGCACACGTCGACCCCGACCCGGGGATGACGGACACGGTCCGGTCGAAACTCGGCCTGGGGGACGCCGACGGCGACACGTTCGCCATCGACGAGTCGTCGGTCGAGGCCATCACCGACGACGAGATACGCATCAGTCGCACCGTCTGA
- a CDS encoding cystathionine gamma-synthase: MDDHEAPEDQEFAFETQAIHAGQEPDPRTGAVMTPIYASTTFEQDAPGEDRGYEYSRTGNPTRAALEANVAALEGGEYGRAFSSGMGSINTVMNLLEAGDHVVTGDDVYGGTHRLFTQVYDQYDVEFSFVDTTDPDAVSEAIRPETALVWTETPTNPLMRVVDIEAIADIAHDGDALCAVDNTFATPYLQRPLEHGADIVSHSLTKYLGGHSDVVGGALVTNDGTIDERIGFYQNSVGATPDPFACFLVLRGTKTLPVRMDRHCENARDLASWLDGHPDVDEVFYPGLESHPQHDVAARQMDDFGGMLSFELDGTLEEASALVSSTEVFTLAESLGGVESLVEQPAPMTHGAIPKEEREAAGLTDGLIRVSVGLESVDDLRDDLEQAIDGAVN; the protein is encoded by the coding sequence ATGGACGACCACGAGGCTCCCGAGGACCAGGAGTTCGCGTTCGAGACGCAGGCCATCCACGCCGGGCAGGAACCGGACCCGCGGACCGGTGCGGTGATGACGCCCATCTACGCCAGCACGACCTTCGAGCAGGACGCCCCCGGCGAGGACCGTGGCTACGAGTACTCCCGGACGGGCAACCCGACGCGGGCCGCGCTCGAAGCCAACGTCGCCGCGCTGGAGGGCGGCGAGTACGGCCGCGCGTTCTCCTCCGGGATGGGCTCCATCAACACCGTGATGAACCTCCTCGAAGCGGGCGACCACGTCGTCACGGGCGACGACGTCTACGGCGGTACGCACCGCCTGTTCACGCAGGTGTACGACCAGTACGACGTCGAGTTCTCGTTCGTCGACACGACCGACCCGGACGCCGTCAGCGAGGCGATACGCCCCGAGACGGCGCTCGTCTGGACGGAAACGCCGACGAACCCGCTGATGCGCGTCGTCGACATCGAGGCTATCGCCGATATCGCACACGACGGCGACGCGCTCTGTGCGGTCGACAACACGTTCGCCACGCCGTACCTCCAGCGACCGCTCGAACACGGTGCCGACATCGTGAGCCACTCGCTGACGAAGTACCTCGGCGGCCACTCGGACGTGGTCGGCGGCGCGCTCGTCACGAACGACGGGACCATCGACGAGCGCATCGGCTTCTACCAGAACTCCGTCGGGGCGACGCCCGACCCGTTCGCCTGCTTCCTCGTCCTCCGCGGCACGAAGACGCTCCCCGTGCGGATGGACCGCCACTGCGAGAACGCCCGCGACCTCGCCTCGTGGCTCGACGGCCACCCCGACGTCGACGAGGTGTTCTACCCCGGTCTGGAGTCGCACCCACAGCACGACGTCGCGGCCCGGCAGATGGACGACTTCGGCGGGATGCTCTCGTTCGAACTCGACGGCACGCTGGAGGAGGCGTCGGCCCTCGTCAGTTCCACGGAGGTGTTCACGCTCGCGGAGTCCCTCGGCGGCGTCGAGAGCCTCGTCGAACAGCCAGCGCCGATGACCCACGGCGCGATTCCGAAGGAGGAACGCGAGGCAGCAGGGCTCACCGACGGCCTCATCCGGGTCAGCGTCGGCCTGGAGAGCGTCGACGACCTGCGTGACGACCTGGAGCAGGCCATCGACGGCGCGGTGAACTGA
- a CDS encoding rubrerythrin-like domain-containing protein — MSRDSDSEMDAPPYIYECVDCGEREEADQQPVACSECGGEMRNLSRPSEQ, encoded by the coding sequence ATGTCGAGAGATAGCGACTCGGAAATGGACGCCCCGCCCTACATCTACGAGTGTGTCGACTGTGGGGAGCGAGAAGAGGCCGACCAGCAACCGGTCGCGTGCTCGGAGTGTGGCGGGGAGATGCGGAACCTCAGCAGGCCGAGCGAGCAGTAG
- a CDS encoding MaoC family dehydratase: MTGLYYEEFEVGETIEHERRRTVSESDNQRFCDMTMNQQPLHLDEQFAGETQFGERLVNGLYTMSLAVGVSIPETTDGTIVANLSYDDVSHPNPVFHGDTIRAQSTVTDKRETSDGDRGVVTMHVEAFAVNREDDDGDELLVCEFDRTALSLKKENVEE, translated from the coding sequence ATGACCGGGCTGTACTACGAGGAGTTCGAGGTCGGCGAGACCATCGAGCACGAGCGACGGCGCACCGTCAGCGAGAGCGACAACCAGCGCTTCTGCGACATGACGATGAACCAGCAGCCGCTCCACCTCGACGAGCAGTTCGCGGGGGAGACGCAGTTCGGCGAGCGTCTCGTCAACGGGCTCTACACGATGAGCCTCGCCGTCGGCGTCTCCATCCCCGAGACCACCGACGGCACCATCGTCGCCAACCTCTCGTACGACGACGTCTCCCACCCGAATCCCGTGTTCCACGGCGACACCATCCGCGCGCAGTCCACCGTCACCGACAAGCGCGAGACCAGCGACGGCGACCGCGGCGTCGTCACGATGCACGTCGAGGCGTTCGCGGTCAATCGCGAGGACGACGACGGCGACGAACTGCTCGTCTGCGAGTTCGACCGGACCGCGCTGTCGCTCAAGAAGGAGAACGTCGAAGAGTAG
- the mvaD gene encoding phosphomevalonate decarboxylase MvaD, producing MKATARAHPIQGLVKYHGMRDPELRLPYHDSISVCTAPSNTTTTAEFDPSFDEDRVVIDGENVTGRGRERVDHVVDHVRDLAGIDDRVRFESESSFPTNIGFGSSSSGFAAAAVALCEAAGLDLSPEELSTVARRGSSSAARAVTGGVSILYDGLNDEDCYAERIETDLEEDLRIVACEVPAFKHTEQAHEEAADSHMFEARLAHIHDQIAEMRDALHRADFDDAFELAEHDSLSLAATTMTGPSAWVYWQPETLEIFNAVRDMRDDGVPVYYSTDTGASVYVNTTEEYVDRVESELSELVPTRVWEVGGPARVLDESEALF from the coding sequence ATGAAAGCGACCGCACGTGCCCACCCGATTCAGGGGCTCGTGAAGTACCACGGGATGCGCGACCCGGAACTGCGACTCCCGTACCACGACTCCATCAGCGTCTGCACCGCACCCTCGAACACGACGACGACGGCCGAGTTTGACCCGTCGTTCGACGAGGACCGCGTCGTCATCGACGGCGAGAACGTGACGGGACGAGGCCGCGAACGCGTCGACCACGTCGTCGACCACGTCCGCGACCTGGCGGGCATCGACGACCGCGTCCGCTTCGAGAGCGAGTCGTCGTTCCCGACCAACATCGGCTTCGGCTCCTCCTCCTCGGGGTTCGCGGCCGCCGCCGTCGCGCTCTGTGAGGCCGCTGGCCTCGACCTGAGCCCCGAGGAACTGTCGACGGTCGCCCGACGCGGCTCCTCGTCGGCCGCCCGAGCGGTCACCGGCGGGGTCTCCATCCTCTACGACGGCCTGAACGACGAGGACTGCTACGCCGAGCGCATCGAGACGGACCTGGAGGAGGACCTCCGCATCGTCGCGTGTGAGGTCCCGGCGTTCAAACACACCGAGCAGGCCCACGAGGAGGCCGCCGACAGCCACATGTTCGAGGCCCGACTCGCGCACATCCACGACCAGATAGCGGAGATGCGCGACGCGCTCCACCGGGCGGACTTCGACGACGCGTTCGAACTCGCCGAACACGACTCGCTGTCGCTCGCGGCGACGACGATGACCGGCCCCTCCGCGTGGGTGTACTGGCAGCCCGAGACGCTCGAGATATTCAACGCGGTGCGCGACATGCGCGACGACGGCGTCCCGGTCTACTACTCGACTGACACCGGCGCGTCGGTGTACGTCAACACCACCGAGGAGTACGTCGACCGCGTGGAGTCCGAACTCTCCGAGTTGGTCCCGACGCGCGTCTGGGAGGTCGGTGGCCCGGCCCGCGTCCTCGACGAGAGCGAAGCGCTGTTCTGA
- a CDS encoding DUF5658 family protein, which produces MSLQTETPPTTQSGTLQFAARHERGLWAFAIAALVADILLTAYGLEQGAVELNPVARWVIAEYYIVGMVALKLVGVGVALVGRRLVPDDFGALVPVALGMPWALAAGLNVLTIASL; this is translated from the coding sequence ATGTCACTTCAGACAGAGACCCCACCGACCACGCAGTCAGGGACGCTCCAGTTCGCCGCGCGACACGAGCGCGGACTCTGGGCGTTCGCCATCGCCGCACTCGTCGCCGACATCCTGCTCACCGCGTACGGCCTCGAACAGGGAGCGGTGGAACTCAACCCCGTCGCCCGGTGGGTCATCGCGGAGTACTACATCGTCGGCATGGTGGCGCTGAAACTCGTCGGCGTCGGCGTCGCCCTCGTCGGTCGACGCCTCGTCCCGGACGACTTCGGGGCGCTGGTCCCCGTCGCACTCGGGATGCCGTGGGCGCTCGCGGCCGGTCTCAACGTCCTGACCATCGCCTCGCTCTAG
- a CDS encoding cupin domain-containing protein produces MKKVALDEIRNEPNPLQVHEVRKPVSKVLGTEDFAMNYFELDEGESFSGGLHTHHDQEEVFYIQEGTATFEIRDEVDDETTEVEVGPDAAIRFAPGEFQQGSNEGDGEVVGLALGAPGAMHDWDDIESIVYCPECGEETGHDLALEDGRFEMTCGECGYEHA; encoded by the coding sequence ATGAAGAAGGTGGCGCTGGACGAGATTCGCAACGAGCCGAACCCGCTGCAGGTCCACGAGGTGCGCAAGCCCGTCTCGAAGGTGCTCGGGACGGAAGACTTCGCGATGAACTACTTCGAACTCGACGAGGGGGAGTCGTTCTCGGGGGGCCTGCACACCCACCACGACCAGGAGGAGGTGTTCTACATCCAGGAGGGGACCGCGACGTTCGAGATCCGCGACGAGGTGGACGACGAGACCACCGAGGTCGAGGTCGGACCCGACGCGGCTATCCGATTCGCCCCCGGCGAGTTCCAGCAGGGGAGCAACGAGGGTGACGGAGAGGTCGTCGGCCTCGCTCTCGGCGCACCCGGTGCGATGCACGACTGGGACGACATCGAGTCCATCGTCTACTGCCCGGAGTGCGGCGAGGAGACGGGCCACGACCTAGCGTTAGAGGACGGGCGGTTCGAGATGACCTGTGGCGAGTGCGGCTACGAACACGCCTGA
- a CDS encoding DoxX family membrane protein has product MGTFHDLDRRGRRLAGRSPDPATLARLALGAMVLLAGVHKLLDPEAWAVYVVDWLAPWLVVSPVVFVLVNGVLEVGFGLALLADRYTAFASLVAAVSLTATVGYLLVVWVLSGRFGDVVARDVGLAGLAWAVVVEALRE; this is encoded by the coding sequence ATGGGTACGTTCCACGACCTCGACCGACGAGGACGGCGACTCGCGGGCCGGTCGCCGGACCCGGCGACGCTCGCCCGCCTCGCACTCGGCGCGATGGTGCTCCTCGCCGGGGTCCACAAACTGCTCGACCCCGAGGCGTGGGCCGTCTACGTGGTCGACTGGCTCGCTCCCTGGCTCGTCGTCTCGCCGGTCGTCTTCGTGCTCGTCAACGGGGTGCTGGAAGTCGGGTTCGGACTCGCGCTGCTCGCCGACCGCTACACCGCGTTCGCCAGCCTCGTCGCGGCGGTGTCGCTGACCGCGACGGTGGGGTACCTCCTCGTCGTCTGGGTGCTGTCGGGACGGTTCGGCGACGTGGTGGCGCGAGACGTCGGGCTGGCGGGACTGGCGTGGGCGGTGGTCGTCGAGGCGCTGCGCGAGTGA
- a CDS encoding Glu/Leu/Phe/Val family dehydrogenase, whose amino-acid sequence MSGEANPFESLQEQVDDAAEFLDVRTDLLERLKHPERILETNLTVEMDDGELQVFKAFRSQFNGDRGPYKGGIRYHPGVSRDEVKALSGWMVYKTAVVDIPYGGGKGGIVVDPRDYSDGEIERLTRAFADELRPLIGEDKDIPAPDVNTGQREMNWIKDTYETLENTTAPGVITGKAPDSGGSAGRVEATGRSVMLTAREAFDYLDKDIEDATVAVQGYGNAGSIAARLIEDELGGTVVAASDSSGAIYNEDGFAAAAAKDYKDETGSVTGFSQAAEELTNEELLTLDVDLLIPAALENAIDADLAEDVQADVVVEAANGPITPDADDILTERDVEVLPDILANAGGVTVSYFEWVQNRQRFYWTEKRVNDELERVITEAFDALTDAYEEKGTPNFRTAAYVVAIERVVRAYQQSGTWP is encoded by the coding sequence ATGTCTGGCGAGGCCAACCCGTTCGAGAGTCTGCAGGAACAGGTCGACGACGCGGCCGAGTTCCTCGACGTCCGGACGGATCTTCTGGAACGACTGAAGCACCCCGAGCGAATCCTCGAAACCAACCTCACCGTCGAGATGGACGACGGTGAACTACAGGTGTTCAAGGCGTTCCGTTCGCAGTTCAACGGCGACCGCGGTCCCTACAAGGGCGGCATCCGCTACCACCCCGGTGTCAGCCGCGACGAGGTGAAGGCGCTCTCGGGGTGGATGGTGTACAAGACGGCCGTCGTCGACATCCCCTACGGCGGCGGGAAGGGCGGCATCGTCGTCGACCCGCGCGACTACTCCGACGGCGAGATAGAGCGCCTCACCCGGGCGTTCGCCGACGAACTCCGGCCCCTCATCGGCGAGGACAAGGACATCCCCGCACCGGACGTCAACACCGGCCAGCGGGAGATGAACTGGATCAAGGACACGTACGAGACGCTGGAGAACACCACCGCACCGGGCGTCATCACCGGGAAGGCCCCCGACTCCGGCGGCTCCGCGGGTCGCGTCGAGGCGACGGGTCGGTCGGTGATGCTCACCGCCCGCGAGGCGTTCGACTACCTCGACAAGGACATCGAGGACGCCACCGTCGCGGTGCAGGGCTACGGGAACGCCGGCTCCATCGCCGCGCGACTCATCGAGGACGAACTCGGCGGCACCGTCGTCGCCGCCAGCGACTCCTCGGGGGCCATCTACAACGAGGACGGGTTCGCCGCCGCCGCCGCGAAGGACTACAAGGACGAGACGGGGAGCGTCACCGGGTTCTCGCAGGCCGCCGAGGAACTCACCAACGAGGAGCTGCTGACACTCGACGTCGACCTGCTCATCCCCGCGGCGCTCGAGAACGCCATCGACGCCGACCTGGCCGAGGACGTGCAGGCCGACGTCGTCGTCGAGGCGGCGAACGGCCCCATCACGCCCGACGCGGACGACATCCTCACCGAGCGTGACGTCGAGGTGCTGCCCGACATCCTCGCCAACGCGGGCGGCGTCACCGTCTCGTACTTCGAGTGGGTCCAGAACCGCCAGCGGTTCTACTGGACGGAGAAGCGCGTCAACGACGAACTCGAACGCGTCATCACCGAGGCGTTCGACGCGCTCACCGACGCCTACGAGGAGAAGGGCACGCCGAACTTCCGCACCGCCGCCTACGTCGTCGCCATCGAACGCGTCGTCCGCGCCTACCAGCAGAGCGGCACCTGGCCGTAA
- a CDS encoding HpcH/HpaI aldolase/citrate lyase family protein: protein MARRSVLFSPGDRPELMRKAPGTGADVVVYDLEDAVAPGKKEEGREAVHGVLTDPSFDPDCEVCVRVSTDAASADLAAVLDDEARLDAVMLPKAESAEDVATLAAMLEERDASLPVFALCETAAGVLHAEAIASADATTAVAFGAEDLSADIGANRTEEGTEVLYAREHVVLAASAAGVDAIDTVFTDIDDTDRLAEETTFARDLGYDGKIAIHPAQVPVINEAFTPSEEQVAWARRVLDARDDHDGEGVFRVDGEMVDAPLISRAENVLDRAGVR, encoded by the coding sequence ATGGCTCGACGGAGCGTGCTGTTCTCACCCGGCGACAGACCGGAACTGATGCGGAAAGCCCCCGGCACGGGCGCCGACGTGGTCGTCTACGACCTCGAAGACGCCGTCGCACCGGGGAAGAAGGAGGAGGGTCGCGAGGCGGTCCACGGCGTGCTGACCGACCCCTCGTTCGACCCCGACTGCGAGGTGTGCGTCCGCGTCTCGACGGACGCGGCGAGCGCGGACCTGGCGGCAGTGCTCGACGACGAGGCGCGTCTGGACGCCGTGATGCTCCCGAAGGCGGAGTCCGCCGAGGACGTGGCGACGCTCGCGGCGATGCTGGAGGAACGCGACGCGTCGTTACCAGTGTTCGCGCTCTGCGAGACGGCCGCCGGGGTGCTCCACGCGGAGGCCATCGCCAGCGCCGACGCCACGACGGCGGTCGCCTTCGGCGCGGAGGACCTCTCGGCGGACATCGGCGCGAACCGAACCGAGGAGGGAACCGAGGTGCTGTACGCCCGCGAGCACGTCGTCCTCGCCGCCAGTGCGGCGGGCGTCGACGCCATCGACACGGTGTTCACCGACATCGACGACACCGACCGACTCGCCGAAGAGACCACCTTCGCCCGTGACCTCGGCTACGACGGGAAGATAGCCATCCACCCCGCGCAGGTCCCGGTGATAAACGAGGCGTTCACACCGAGCGAGGAGCAGGTCGCGTGGGCACGACGCGTCCTCGACGCCCGCGACGACCACGACGGCGAGGGCGTGTTCCGCGTCGACGGTGAGATGGTCGACGCCCCGCTCATCTCGCGTGCCGAGAACGTCCTCGACCGCGCGGGGGTGCGCTGA